The sequence TGAAATATATCATACATGATGTCCCTGGCCCTAGCTCCCTATACACTTTCCCCCACTGAATGAGAATGACCAGTTTTCACTGGATCTTTTTACTTCTCTTCAAAATTAATTCAACTGCACACCCAGATAATAaccaaataacttaaaaaaaaaaaaaaaatcatccctcaAATCAAGTCTGACCGAGAAGCCATCTGTTCATCAATAGTGTTACcaggaaatattaaatacagCATAGTACTTATGAAAAGAGCAAAATCCAGACTTGAATGAATGTAGTAGATGGAATACTGGATTGGGAATTAGGAAGTTTCATTTCGAGTCTAGCTGTCTCTAACCAGCTGGGTGACCTTGAGTCCACGGCTTTATTTTTCTAGGACTCAggttcctcatatataaaatgaaaaggttggacaaAGTAATCACTAAGTAATCTAGCTCTCAAAAGTAAGATTTTCATCCTGACTGCTAATGGTGCTAAtcactttcttctgttttttaaaggCACCTTTTATAAACTAGGCTGTATTTAATTTACAATAACATATACTGGAGAGCTCTAGTCAAATAAGTGCTTGGCAAATGTGTTTTGATTGGTTGGAGTGCAGTCATGTCAAGCTCTCACATATGCTATAAACATACAAGTACAGTATGTCACATCAATACTAATGTATACTATATTGCTAGGGGACCACCTGCTCCTAGActcttaaattaattaaaaatgaagcTAAAAGGAGACAATTTAAGACTTCATCCAATTCTTTTATATGGAGAATGCAATAAGAGGCCCTCAATTAGATGAatggggcagggagagagggTGTGAGAGAATGGAAGCACTAAGTAATAGGCTTGGGCTTCCTGTATGCTTAATTTGAAAGCCTGCCATTCATCCATGACAATCAACTAGTCTTTTAAGAATTCGATTCTGTCCTCAAAAAGATCCAATTCTTTGatgaaaagaatgaggaaatgaaGTCCTTAATGCTGGTAATGTTACTACTACATCATCTATCTCCCAGGCTCTGGGCTCTCACCCAGAGTTTGTGTAATGCAATGACCACATGAAATTCAGGGTATTCCCTGTAGATGACTAGGCTCAACTCCTTTGGTCACCTAGGGGGGACTGACCTGTATGAGTGCGCTGATGTGCTTTGAGATGCGAGCTTTTGGTGTAAACTTTTCGACAGCCATTGAAATGGCACCGGTGGACTCGTCTCCTGCCATCTGGAGAGGCGTCACCACTGACCTTCTCACCAGTCTTGCCCACAGTCCCAGTACGAATTTTACCTGGTGAATGCAATTCACCAGGCATACAATTCCACAGTTGAGAGGAAGGTTCTCTGCCCAGTTCCGGGGAAGAAGGAGGAGTGGAAGTGACAGAAGAACTCAAATTTCCTGAATTGGCTAAGACTTCACTTATTGGATCAGAGGTAAATTTAGTAGTAGGTGAAAGTTCCTCAGTGCTGTCAGATGATTCACTGCTCACATCTGAATTTAAGCTGTTGGTCTCTAGGCTCTGGCTGAAACTCTGACTGATTGGACAGTCCTCCTTAGGACTAGAAGAAATTTTCAGttctgattcttcctttttctctcgaGCCAGAATAATTTTGGTCCACAGATCTTCTTGGCTTTCAAATTTAATATCCGATGCTGACACACAGCAGGGTTCACTTTGGAGGTACCGTTCCAACTCTAAGCACGTctatgcaaaaatgaaaaattttaacagTCAGATCAAGTTATAAATACTAAAAATGGAAGTGaaagtaaattttgaaaaaaaaaaaaacatgcaaaaatataaaaaccaagCCTGGTACTCcaaaataaagattttagaatctttttacaattaagaaatcattctGAATGCATCTTAATGGTCATTATATTAATTAGATTTCCAAGAAAGTTTagaagaaaagctaaaaaataaaactcgTCTTACTtagcttttcaaatattagaCTAGTGACTCAAATGAGTGATGATCTCTAAGCTGATTTTTAATATTGTTACTAGTGTTGACGTTTCTAATGAGTTTTCCAGtaaactacacacacacaaaaccagcTTCCCAAACATACACCCCTAACAGGTTTAACCAGATTATCTGACATTCTGAAGAACTGTCTTTATTAATAAAGGCAAAGTCATTCATCCTACACATGCGCCTAGCACACATTCATAAAACACAGGACAGAAGCACTCTACTGCATCCAGTGTAATTTGACAGGCTCACTTAAAAATGGAGTTGACTTGTCATAGCACAATACCACATTCTAGTATGGTGGCAGCTAGCTGACAATCTGTATTCCCGGACATCAATGGAGCTGCTGATAAACCACCCATTTCCTGTGTATCAGAGACCTAGGAGACTTTCAAAGAATGTCATTTCTAAGTGCTGGGCCATGCACACACCACATAACTTTAACTATTTCTATAGTGGTCAGAGACACAGGGAATTTCACCAACagcaggagaggaggaaaagttTCAGAACAGCAATATGCTATTGTAAAAAAGATGCAAAAGGGGAAATTACTCTAAGGCCCTGCTGGGAGTCCCACAATGAACAAGAACTTTATCTACTGGCCAAGAGTACAACTGTATGAgtcatcactctatttctttcaCGCAATGCCAAAGGagacttccttttaaaaatctgaccAACAGCCAAGAAAGTACTCTGTTCAAATATACATGCAATGTGACATGTACAACggtttcccccccaccccccccccccccccaacaaccAACCTTTCAAGTGGCTACAACTGCCGAGATCAGCATCCCCTCTCCCCACCATTTCAAACTTTCTagccactggaaaaaaaatggtaggaaatattttaggattaaaattgtttattttttcccctctctaattTCCACTAGGATTAGTTGTTTGCATGTCCATATTAGGTTGCCTATGGACAATGCTACCGGCTAAGTTTCTACACcaaattctgctcatttcatcgaCATAACTCTCCTATGCAACCCTGGAACCTTCTGAGCAAAACCTATCCGAAAACCACACATATCACTTTAGTTGGCTACCTTagaaatatgttatagtatatatttctttcccccctcccccaacctccCTTCAGACTTGTCACATGCCTAGTGTGAGCAAGCAAGGGGGGGAAGAATCATATTCTATATATACCTATAATTAGACAAGCTGCGCTATAGTACATATTAAGATACAGCAAAGAAAAGAGacagcaaaaaatattttattgatcctTCAAGGAAACAGGAAGGAGCATTTATTGAGATCTTGTTAAACTTTAATAATCTGGCTAATTTAAATTCTCCATTATGTTGATGAGCAATATGGACCAGAATGAAGCTCTCTGTGAGTTTAAAATGCCTCTGATGGCTACTGGGAGCCAAGTCTGGCTTTTTGCCCAAATCCCAAATGCCTGAAGGAAACTACTTAGATCAATTTCAATCACGTACAAGGGAGCTGCTTctttgagggaggaaaaaaataagggggGGGTGGGagataaagggaagaaaggattGCAAACAATTAAACAAGACACGTGAAAACTGCAACCCTTTGTGTTTCatctttctaaaaaaaagatttctggtTCTCCAACCTAACAAGAAAATAGGTGATTTGATTATTCACTTAGTGAATTAGTGAATTAAGCAAACACGACAGCCAGGGCTGACAGACAACAACAGATCCTccatatatatttaaagacaatGGAATTAGTGGGGGAGtctatttagcctggagaaatcCGACCAATCAAGAacgggagaaaaaaaaaatcaaaatcaaaaacaaaagcttaaaaaaaaaaaatccagttccATTAAAACGCCAGAAGCCTCCCATTTTCTATGCAAACTAAGACTTGAAGCAATTAGCAGGACAGGCTCACTGTCATATGACTGACAAGTCACTGGTTCGTGcaaacagatttctttttttcccctttggctgATCAACAAGAGTAGCCGGTTAAGAAAATCAGGCAAGAGCTAGGCAAATCTTCAGATTCCCCGGGGAacgggaaaatggggaaaaatttgtTAAACGAGACTGGAAATAGGCTGGTAGGTATTTCTACTAGGAAAAATATcgtatatatttaaatttttgaagtatttgcacacatgtaaacacatacacaccaaaaaaaaaaaaaaaaaagcggggggggcggaaaacaaacaaacaaaaaaacctaaaaaaatccCTTGTCAATAAAGGCAAGTTCATATGACAAGATCCAGCTGTGGAGTTTGGACCTAGTACAAGCACAAAACTTCTGCCAAGGGCTCGGTAAGGGGATCTAGCGAACGCAAGGCTGGAAGAGTTTGGCTCTCCGCTCCGATGGTTGCCGTTGAGAAGATCCAAAATGGCAAAAACACTCTCGGAACAACCGATCTATACAGCTCCAGTCTACTGAAAATGACAACTCCCCTTCCGAACGTGAGATGCACTCAAAAAGTGTATCCAAAACAACAGGCATttgaacaatatttaaaaaaaaataaatcataatttaaaaaattcccgCAAACAACCAAatagatatgtaatatatatgtatgtgtatacatatatatacacacatagagataGGCAGCTTCAATCACACacactcttaattttttttttcctccattcactCCTTTTCCCTCAGTGCACCGGCGACActgggctattttttttttttaaactctgcgCCTTGTAATGAAAATCCCTATTTACCTGTTGCCAATATTCTTCCAGGGATGGTAAAGCTGAGAAGTAACCAGTGTCATGCACAATCTGGAGTTCCTGGAAGATGCTGCACATTGGGAGAACATCCATGTCTGGTTGGAAAATAAAGTCAATTCTGTTGTAAAAAATAGGGAGGTGTGTGGTCTGTAGTCAGAGAGATTTAAAACTCTCTCCCGAAATCACAAGAGTCAATTCCTGCAGAAGAGGTGAAAGTTTCATGCAAACTCAATTGCACAGCAATTAGAAGCCTCAAATTCTGATTCTCCTGGATCACAGAGACTTGCTCAGGAGCCTACACAATATTTGCAAACACTGAACTGACTGCAAACGTAACCCCTGCAAAACTTCCCTATTCAAAGCTCTTCTGCCagcctcttccccccctccctcctcctccaccgcctcctcctcctcctcctccttctgccttGGCTCCCCccacttctcccctcccccccacgtGATCAGCTCTTGCGCCGGCTCTGCAAGTGGCCCAATCGCTAGCTATCCATCCTGGAAACCGTGCGCCTATGATGTCAGCTTCCACCAGTCGCCGCCCGCGGCTCATGACTGCCACTCCTGGCGTGACCGAACGTCTCCGTTACGGCCTCCCCTATTGGAGCAATTCGAAATTTCCCCAAATCTGATTGGTGGGCGGCCGTGCAGGCTATTTTTAGCAGGGTATATAGGGCGCGAGCTCCCGGGCTGCCCGAGGAGTTGGTGCGGTGTCGTTGCTCTGTGGTGCCGGGGTTTTAGTCCTGCCCGCTGCCGCGGCGAGCGTGGCTGGAAGACCTCGGTGGCTGCCTAAGAGTTGAAGGGCCCCGGGGCTCCAGGATTcaacctctctttcttcctccccaccccttcctcccccaaatcTCCCATTCCCGTATCTTACCCTAGATTTTTGCTTTCTCCGTGGttataaacaaagcaaaaacaggaGCTGCCTCCAAAGCCGTCCTCCTCGGAGACGGGGCGATCCTCGCCTCGCGCCGAGGCGCCCGTCTGCCGCTGTCCACTCTCGCGCCTTTAGCGGCGGAGGGGTTGGACACTCGGAGGCGCAAGGAGCTGCGCTCTCGCTCTTCCCCCGTAATCCCCCTTGTTGCTTTGCTCCGTGCTCCCGGATCCTTTTCTCTGTTCGGCTCTCTGGCTCCCCTAGGGCTTCTGTGGGGTAACCACATTTGCAGCGTTAGCACTCGGCGGGGCGCACGCTCTCCCAGCGCCGAGCTGCGGGCGTGCCCAAGGGCGCACCGACCGGAGAGACGTGCGGCTCCCGAGAGCAGCGTGTACTTTCGCTCCCGAGCCTTGTCCCGCACGCGGCGGCCGGCCGGCTGTGCTAACCCAGCAGCGGCAGCTCTGCTTCGCCTCTCCTGCGGGCGCGCGTGCAGCCAAACTCCCCTTCTCCCGCCCCGCCGAAACTGATAACAGCGAAATCAAACGATCCGGGAGGGGAGCTCGTGAGAGCCGGGGAGAAAGGTTGCATCAACCTTGGAGCCACCGAGTTTGGGCGACTTTGATTTAAAATCTGTCATTGGACTTGAATTGCGAATGAGGGTGACTGGTGTTGAATGAAACCTCTGCATACTCTTTCCCGATTCTCCATAGAATTAAAAAGTCATAGAAAACAGCTTTGTGTTTTAAATAGGTTCTGAAAGGAACAAAACTGGGATCCAAGTCGCTCCCACCACTTGATATGTATTGGAATTCTTATTAGAACGTCCTTAGATCACTGTAGGGGAGAGGGTACCTTGAATACTTCAAGAATCAAAACAGCTGGTAAAGCTAATTTGGTGTCGTTTAACTGAGCCTCCTGGTGAGTTTTTATAAcacattttagttttttattaatttccaaaattttaaacaatttttaatgcACCCTTGATTTTATTAGTAAGAGGGAATAATTTGTCTTTTCAAATACCTTAAATGATAACTCGAAtgacatttgctttttttttttaggttataggCACTTTGGTTAGCTTAGTAACTATAtagtagttatttttatttaaatgaaggATGAATGGAAGATTTAGGTTTCCAAATTTTGTAGCTTGGAACACTCCAAAaacattctccctctttctcgTCAGCCCTAGATTAATTGATGTGCTTTCTAGATCACCATGCAGACACCAACACTTTACACAAAGGGAACacttggatgatttttttttaatacaatttctgattttttttttttaaaggagagattTGAAGAAAGTGTGGGTTTTTACAGCACAAAGAATGGTCTATTTTCTACAAAGACTTGGGAAAAGATCAAAATAGACTGGCTACTTTTCCAGTAATAAAAACTGTTATTTCtagagaaaactttaaaatttgtcAAATGCTTGACAATACATTAACTAATTGATTCTGACCCAACAACCCATTAAGCTACTGCtattatgattattcccattttacagatgactgaATTCCAAGGCTCAAAGTAATTGCTCCCTGGTCacatgggtcacacagctaggcttTTACTTGAACTTTCAGGTTTCCTTTCCAATGCCAAGAGCAAACTTTGGTTTTTACAGATTAACTCCAAtatccctattcttttttttttttttttttaattactttcacTTTATAAAGATCAGGCTAATATTAGGGaccagactgaaaaaaaaaaatacaaatttgaaattgCTAGTTGTCAATAATTTTGTGCTTAAATGACtacagaaaagacaaaagaagaaatctgTGCA comes from Sarcophilus harrisii chromosome 5, mSarHar1.11, whole genome shotgun sequence and encodes:
- the KLF6 gene encoding Krueppel-like factor 6 gives rise to the protein MDVLPMCSIFQELQIVHDTGYFSALPSLEEYWQQTCLELERYLQSEPCCVSASDIKFESQEDLWTKIILAREKKEESELKISSSPKEDCPISQSFSQSLETNSLNSDVSSESSDSTEELSPTTKFTSDPISEVLANSGNLSSSVTSTPPSSPELGREPSSQLWNCMPGELHSPGKIRTGTVGKTGEKVSGDASPDGRRRVHRCHFNGCRKVYTKSSHLKAHQRTHTGEKPYRCSWEGCEWRFARSDELTRHFRKHTGAKPFKCTHCDRCFSRSDHLALHMKRHL